In Citrus sinensis cultivar Valencia sweet orange chromosome 4, DVS_A1.0, whole genome shotgun sequence, one DNA window encodes the following:
- the LOC107178033 gene encoding L-type lectin-domain containing receptor kinase VIII.1-like yields MGMASFPLQNKSFTLSLYLTITIFQLLTLIVTPISCQSQIQNQTLTNSPNFDPEIALLGDAKFVADHSHVQLLTPLPSSSGLLLYNNPFKFLDPTRSKTTSFSTDFSFSITAARGGNGNGDGLAFVIFPYHSAFKFVGQGPFGVSSEKKYLGIEFDTKMDDNVGDVNANHVGVDVNSLVSVSVGNVSSLNLVLNNGEKLKAWIDYDLSSKRIEVRLSKFGDSRPYSPVLAYHIDLLKMWGNEDVYVGIFSSNGLSEQTSSVFSWNFRLRSAPYWMHSLPADPRGYVDEHAERLREHKRSICPLKVFAGVIFGTGCAALMAFLILSVWSIFVNRDTVFPAEYQIRPADFRYKKINVIVEEDGKRGNNQNK; encoded by the coding sequence ATGGGCATGGCTTCATTTCCACTTCAAAACAAAAGCTTCACATTATCGCTGTACCTCACAAttacaatttttcaattattaaccCTAATTGTAACTCCCATCTCATGCCAGTCccaaatccaaaatcaaaCCCTAACAAACAGCCCCAATTTCGATCCTGAAATTGCCCTTCTCGGCGACGCCAAGTTCGTCGCTGACCACTCTCACGTCCAGCTTCTTACCCCGTTGCCGTCAAGCTCCGGTCTTTTACTCTACAACAACCCCTTCAAGTTTCTTGACCCAACTCGCTCCAAAACAACGTCATTTTCTACCGACTTCTCATTTTCCATCACTGCTGCTCGCGGCGGTAACGGTAACGGTGATGGTCTCGCTTTTGTTATATTTCCCTATCACTCTGCATTTAAATTTGTGGGTCAAGGTCCATTTGGGGTTTCAAGTGAGAAAAAGTATCTGGGTATTGAATTTGACACAAAAATGGATGACAATGTGGGAGATGTGAATGCAAATCATGTGGGTGTTGACGTTAATAGTCTTGTTTCTGTGAGTGTTGGTAATGTGTCGTCCCTAAATTTGGTGCTAAACAACGGTGAGAAGCTTAAAGCTTGGATAGATTATGATTTGAGCTCCAAAAGAATTGAGGTTAGGTTGAGTAAATTTGGTGATAGCAGGCCTTATAGTCCAGTTCTTGCATATCACATTGATTTGTTGAAAATGTGGGGAAATGAAGATGTTTATGTGGGTATATTTTCAAGCAATGGCCTTTCAGAGCAAACTAGCAGTGTTTTTTCGTGGAACTTTAGGTTGAGGAGTGCTCCTTATTGGATGCATTCGTTACCGGCAGATCCGCGAGGTTATGTTGATGAGCACGCTGAGAGGCTTAGAGAGCACAAAAGGAGTATCTGTCCTTTGAAAGTTTTTGCTGGGGTGATTTTTGGAACAGGTTGCGCAGCATTGATGGCCTTTCTGATACTGTCTGTATGGTCCATTTTTGTAAATAGGGACACGGTGTTCCCTGCAGAGTATCAGATTCGTCCTGCGGATTTCAGGTACAAGAAGATCAATGTAATTGTTGAGGAAGATGGTAAACGTGGTAATAATCAGAACAAGTAA